In a single window of the Deltaproteobacteria bacterium genome:
- a CDS encoding efflux RND transporter periplasmic adaptor subunit: MFKKIFLALLLVAVIAGGLAGIKALQIKKMISQGESFVMPPAVVSTANATADSWETVLTAIGSVTAVQGVTLTAETPGQVERIFFDSGDKVATGDVLVQLDISQETAQLRALEASANLAAINLKRYSSLLAQQSTARAEYDKAQAEHRQLVAEMDAIRAVIAKKTVRAPFAGTLGLRQVNLGQNLGESDPIASLQRLDQVHVEFVLPQQQVHMVRTGNMVRVTSDALPGQTVGGLLKAIEPLADSATRTVRMQAVLDNPDELLRPGMFVNVGVVLPEKRDVVVIPATAVLSAAYGSSVFVVEAANATNATNAPGGLVLRQQFVKLGERRGDFVTVQGGVNPGDTVVSTGVFKYRHGQSVVEDNTLAPGFELAPRPENS, translated from the coding sequence ATGTTCAAAAAAATTTTTCTGGCCCTGCTTCTGGTCGCCGTCATCGCGGGCGGGTTGGCCGGGATCAAGGCCCTGCAGATCAAAAAAATGATCAGTCAGGGCGAGTCCTTTGTCATGCCGCCGGCCGTTGTCTCCACGGCCAATGCCACGGCCGACTCCTGGGAAACGGTCCTGACCGCCATCGGTTCGGTCACGGCCGTGCAGGGCGTGACCCTGACGGCGGAAACTCCAGGTCAGGTGGAGCGTATTTTTTTTGACTCCGGGGACAAGGTCGCGACTGGGGATGTGCTTGTTCAGCTCGACATCAGTCAGGAAACGGCCCAACTCCGCGCCCTGGAGGCCAGCGCCAATCTGGCCGCCATCAATTTGAAGCGTTACAGCTCTCTCTTGGCCCAGCAGAGCACGGCCAGGGCCGAATACGACAAGGCCCAGGCCGAGCATCGGCAGCTCGTGGCGGAAATGGACGCCATCCGGGCCGTCATCGCCAAAAAGACCGTGCGGGCGCCCTTTGCCGGAACCCTCGGATTGCGTCAGGTCAACCTGGGCCAGAATCTGGGAGAATCCGACCCCATTGCCAGCTTGCAGCGGCTTGATCAGGTGCACGTGGAGTTTGTCCTGCCGCAGCAACAGGTACACATGGTCCGCACCGGGAATATGGTCCGCGTCACGTCCGACGCCCTGCCCGGCCAGACCGTGGGCGGCCTGCTCAAGGCCATCGAGCCCCTGGCCGATAGCGCGACGCGCACCGTGCGCATGCAGGCCGTGCTGGACAATCCGGACGAGCTTCTGCGGCCGGGCATGTTTGTCAACGTCGGGGTGGTGTTGCCGGAAAAGCGCGACGTGGTGGTCATTCCGGCCACGGCCGTGCTGTCGGCGGCTTATGGCAGTTCGGTGTTTGTGGTCGAGGCGGCCAACGCCACCAACGCCACCAATGCGCCGGGCGGTTTGGTCTTGCGCCAGCAGTTCGTCAAACTGGGTGAGCGACGGGGTGATTTCGTGACGGTCCAAGGCGGCGTGAATCCCGGCGACACAGTGGTCAGCACCGGCGTGTTCAAATACCGCCACGGTCAATCCGTGGTCGAGGACAACACCCTGGCCCCGGGCTTCGAACTCGCGCCCCGGCCGGAAAATTCCTGA
- a CDS encoding multidrug efflux protein, whose amino-acid sequence MKFTDIFIRRPVLALVVNLLIVIAGAQAVANLSVRQYPRSDNAMVTVTTTYVGASAELVRGFITTPLERAIAAADGIDYIQSESAQNLSTIKVRLKINYDPIKALSEISAKVDQVRGDLPPEAEVPIINVESADSQFASAYLSFSSTDLEQNQITDFLMRVVQPRLSTLEGVQRADILGARTFAMRIWLKPDRMAALNVSPQAVREVLAANNYLSALGQTKGGLIQINLTADTDLRSVEEFKQLAVREENGAVIRLGDIADVALGAEDYGAEVRFTGKTAVFIGVWPLPNANSIDVIKLVREEMAAIQKSLPSGMDGRIAYDATEYINSAIHEVLKTLGDTLVIVVIIIFLFMGSFRAVAIPVIAIPLSLIGAVFLMQAFGFTVNLLTLLAVVLSVGLVVDDAIVVVENVERHLAHGKSPLDAAILGARELIGPLVAMTVTLAAVYAPIGLQGGLTGSLFREFAFTLAGAVTISGIVALTLSPVMSAKMLKPGLEEHGLAGRIARGFDRLRHFYGRLLDATLNARPAIYLLWIVISVLSVPMFMMSATELAPSEDEGVIFGILDASADATLDQTRVFAEAANQVFMSEPEAQFTFQVTFPSSGFCGLVVAPWEQRNRTVAEILPGVQAGLGAIPGIQMFPVTPPALPGGGDFPVEFIIASTAEQDQILEFARQIQVKAMQSGMFAFPPLIDVKIDQPQAELVIDRDKVAAMNLNLASVGGDVAAMVGGNYVNRFNIDGRSYKVVPQVQRMDRLTPEQLGNIHVSGPAGQLVPLSTIAHVEHSTVARSLNRFQQLNAVKISGVAIRPLDEALRYLEGEAQKILPKGYVLDYTGDSRQLRTEGNKFLAAFGLAVVLIFLVLAAQFNSFRDPFVILAGSVPLAMFGALVFTFLKMPDPNVAFWTSGWTTTMNIYSQVGLVTLVGLVSKNGILIVEFANQLQKLGRPKREAVREAALTRLRPILMTTGATIAGHFPLTLVTGAGAAARNSIGLVLVGGITIGTLFTLFIIPSIYMLVARDHSHDREKDAVGRDLAGGDSLVG is encoded by the coding sequence ATGAAATTTACCGACATTTTCATCCGCCGCCCGGTTCTGGCACTGGTTGTCAATCTGCTGATCGTCATCGCCGGGGCCCAGGCCGTGGCCAATCTTTCGGTCCGGCAGTATCCGCGCAGCGACAACGCCATGGTCACCGTGACCACGACCTATGTCGGAGCCAGTGCCGAGCTGGTGCGCGGCTTCATCACCACGCCGCTTGAACGGGCCATCGCCGCGGCCGACGGCATCGACTATATCCAGTCCGAAAGCGCCCAGAATCTGTCCACCATCAAGGTTCGCCTGAAGATCAACTACGATCCCATCAAGGCTCTGTCCGAGATCAGCGCCAAGGTCGATCAGGTCCGGGGTGATCTGCCACCCGAGGCCGAGGTGCCGATCATCAATGTCGAATCGGCCGACAGCCAGTTCGCCTCGGCCTATCTGAGTTTTTCCTCGACCGATCTGGAGCAGAACCAGATCACGGATTTCCTCATGCGCGTGGTCCAGCCCCGTCTTTCCACCCTGGAGGGAGTGCAGCGGGCCGACATTTTGGGCGCGCGGACTTTTGCCATGCGCATCTGGCTCAAGCCGGATCGCATGGCCGCCCTGAATGTTTCGCCCCAAGCCGTGCGCGAAGTTTTGGCCGCCAACAACTATCTCTCAGCCCTTGGCCAGACCAAGGGCGGGCTGATTCAGATCAACCTGACGGCCGACACGGATTTGCGTTCGGTCGAGGAATTTAAACAGTTGGCCGTGCGCGAGGAGAACGGGGCCGTGATCCGGCTGGGGGACATCGCCGACGTGGCCCTGGGCGCCGAGGATTACGGGGCGGAAGTGCGCTTCACCGGCAAGACGGCCGTGTTCATCGGCGTCTGGCCCCTGCCCAATGCCAATTCCATCGACGTCATCAAGCTGGTCCGCGAGGAAATGGCGGCCATCCAGAAATCCCTGCCCTCGGGCATGGACGGGCGCATCGCCTATGACGCCACGGAATATATCAACAGCGCCATCCACGAGGTGCTGAAGACTCTGGGCGACACGCTCGTCATCGTGGTCATCATCATTTTTTTGTTCATGGGATCGTTTCGGGCCGTGGCCATTCCGGTTATCGCCATTCCTTTGTCCCTGATCGGGGCCGTGTTTTTGATGCAGGCTTTTGGCTTCACCGTAAATCTGCTGACCCTGCTGGCCGTGGTTTTGTCCGTTGGACTGGTGGTGGACGACGCCATTGTCGTGGTCGAGAACGTGGAACGACATCTGGCCCATGGCAAATCGCCCCTGGACGCGGCCATTCTCGGAGCGAGGGAACTGATCGGGCCGCTTGTCGCCATGACCGTGACCCTGGCCGCGGTGTACGCGCCCATCGGCCTTCAGGGCGGGCTGACCGGATCGCTCTTTCGCGAGTTCGCCTTTACCCTGGCCGGGGCCGTGACCATTTCCGGCATCGTCGCCCTGACCCTGTCGCCGGTCATGTCGGCCAAGATGCTCAAGCCCGGTTTGGAAGAGCACGGTCTGGCCGGCCGCATCGCCCGTGGTTTTGACCGCTTGCGGCATTTTTATGGCCGTCTTCTGGACGCGACCCTCAATGCCCGTCCGGCCATTTATCTGCTTTGGATTGTCATCAGCGTCCTGTCCGTGCCCATGTTCATGATGTCGGCCACGGAACTGGCCCCTTCCGAGGACGAGGGCGTCATTTTCGGCATTCTTGACGCATCGGCCGACGCGACCCTGGACCAGACCCGTGTTTTCGCCGAAGCCGCCAATCAGGTTTTCATGAGCGAACCCGAAGCGCAGTTCACCTTTCAGGTGACCTTTCCGTCCAGCGGGTTTTGCGGTCTGGTCGTCGCGCCCTGGGAACAGCGTAACCGGACCGTGGCCGAAATTTTGCCCGGGGTGCAGGCCGGCCTTGGCGCCATTCCGGGCATCCAGATGTTTCCGGTCACGCCCCCGGCCCTGCCCGGCGGTGGTGATTTTCCGGTGGAATTCATCATCGCGTCCACGGCCGAGCAGGATCAGATTCTGGAATTCGCCCGCCAGATCCAGGTCAAGGCCATGCAGAGCGGCATGTTTGCCTTTCCACCGCTGATCGACGTCAAAATCGACCAGCCCCAGGCCGAGCTGGTCATCGACCGTGACAAGGTCGCGGCCATGAATCTGAATTTGGCCTCGGTGGGCGGGGATGTCGCGGCCATGGTCGGCGGCAACTACGTCAACCGGTTCAACATCGACGGTCGCAGCTACAAGGTTGTCCCCCAGGTGCAGCGCATGGACCGGCTCACGCCGGAGCAGCTGGGGAACATTCACGTATCCGGGCCGGCCGGACAGCTTGTGCCGCTGTCGACCATCGCCCATGTCGAGCATTCCACGGTGGCCCGCTCCCTGAATCGTTTCCAGCAGCTCAATGCGGTCAAGATCAGCGGCGTGGCCATCCGCCCTTTGGATGAGGCGTTGCGCTACCTTGAAGGCGAGGCCCAGAAAATTCTGCCAAAGGGATATGTCCTCGACTATACTGGGGATTCGCGCCAGTTGCGGACCGAGGGCAACAAGTTTCTGGCCGCGTTCGGTCTGGCCGTGGTGCTTATCTTCCTGGTTCTGGCCGCGCAGTTCAACAGCTTTCGCGATCCCTTCGTTATTCTGGCCGGCTCCGTGCCCTTGGCCATGTTTGGCGCCCTTGTCTTCACTTTTTTGAAAATGCCGGACCCGAATGTGGCGTTTTGGACCTCGGGCTGGACCACGACCATGAACATCTATTCCCAGGTCGGATTGGTCACCCTGGTCGGACTGGTTTCCAAGAACGGCATTCTTATCGTCGAGTTCGCCAATCAGCTCCAGAAGCTGGGACGCCCCAAACGCGAGGCCGTACGTGAAGCGGCTCTGACGCGGTTGCGGCCTATTCTCATGACCACGGGCGCGACCATCGCCGGCCATTTTCCTCTGACCCTGGTCACGGGCGCGGGCGCGGCGGCGCGTAACTCCATTGGCCTCGTTCTGGTCGGCGGCATCACCATCGGCACACTGTTCACGCTGTTCATCATCCCGTCCATCTATATGCTGGTTGCCCGCGACCATTCCCATGATCGGGAAAAGGATGCCGTTGGGCGCGATCTGGCTGGCGGGGATTCGCTGGTGGGATAG
- a CDS encoding DMT family transporter gives MKHSPASHTMSGALLALGATIIWSGNFIVARGLNQIVEPATLSLLRWGVAFLGLLPLASRAAWRERAAIGRCLPTMVPMAILGVTTFNTLLYTAAKTSTALNLSLIATSTPIFIMLLARVFLGEALGPRKLLGLCLALAGVLLLITDGDLSRLTRLDFAIGDLWMTLAAMLFAAYSILIRRCATCLSQSVFLLVLFGVGIVFLLPWAGWEISRNGFPTVTPEVMGAILYIGLGASLAAYAMWNKAVTIIGPSVAGLIYYSLPLFSGGVAYLFLGEPMSWLHAASAAGILGGIIVATR, from the coding sequence ATGAAACATTCCCCCGCCTCGCACACCATGTCCGGCGCCCTCCTCGCCCTGGGCGCGACCATCATCTGGTCCGGCAACTTCATTGTCGCCCGTGGCCTGAACCAAATCGTCGAACCAGCCACCCTGTCCCTGCTCCGTTGGGGCGTCGCCTTTTTGGGGCTGCTGCCCCTGGCCAGCCGGGCGGCGTGGCGGGAGCGGGCAGCCATCGGCCGTTGCCTGCCGACCATGGTCCCCATGGCCATCCTCGGCGTGACCACCTTCAACACCCTGCTGTACACGGCGGCGAAAACCAGCACGGCCCTGAATCTGTCCCTCATTGCCACGTCCACGCCGATCTTCATCATGCTCCTGGCCCGCGTCTTTCTGGGCGAGGCCCTGGGCCCGCGCAAGCTCCTCGGCCTGTGCCTGGCCCTGGCCGGCGTGTTGCTCTTGATCACCGACGGCGACCTTTCCCGACTGACGCGCCTTGACTTCGCCATCGGCGACCTCTGGATGACCCTCGCGGCCATGCTCTTCGCGGCCTACAGCATTCTCATCCGACGCTGCGCGACCTGTCTGAGCCAATCCGTGTTCCTGCTGGTTCTGTTCGGAGTGGGGATCGTGTTTCTGCTGCCCTGGGCGGGCTGGGAAATCTCCAGGAATGGCTTTCCCACGGTCACGCCCGAGGTGATGGGCGCGATTCTCTATATCGGCCTGGGGGCGTCACTGGCCGCCTACGCCATGTGGAACAAGGCCGTGACCATCATCGGACCGTCCGTGGCTGGACTGATCTACTACAGTCTGCCCCTTTTCAGCGGCGGCGTGGCGTATCTTTTCCTGGGAGAACCCATGAGTTGGCTGCACGCGGCCAGCGCGGCCGGAATTCTGGGCGGAATCATCGTGGCCACGCGCTAG
- a CDS encoding periplasmic heavy metal sensor, translating to MKTNRKTMTLALALALIVTFTGLANAQGHGMRGHGARGCGMGALTPEQQAVMQKFHAEHTAATAELRQQVFVKESELNAQLYAEKPDEARINALTKDIGELRAKLYADHVALRKQLAGTGIMPMGGSGCGMMGGKGHGMGGMNCPMTSGMNAGNVPTAETPAQQ from the coding sequence ATGAAAACCAACCGCAAGACAATGACCCTGGCTCTGGCCCTGGCTCTGATCGTCACCTTCACCGGCCTGGCCAACGCCCAGGGGCACGGCATGCGCGGTCATGGGGCACGGGGCTGCGGCATGGGCGCCCTGACTCCGGAACAGCAGGCCGTCATGCAGAAATTCCACGCCGAGCACACGGCGGCCACGGCCGAGCTGCGCCAACAGGTTTTTGTCAAGGAATCGGAACTCAACGCCCAGCTTTACGCCGAAAAGCCGGACGAAGCCCGGATCAACGCCCTGACCAAGGATATCGGCGAGCTTCGCGCCAAGCTGTACGCGGACCACGTGGCGTTGCGCAAACAACTGGCCGGCACGGGCATCATGCCCATGGGCGGATCGGGATGCGGCATGATGGGCGGCAAGGGCCACGGCATGGGAGGCATGAACTGCCCCATGACGAGCGGCATGAACGCGGGCAACGTCCCGACCGCCGAGACACCGGCCCAGCAATAG